In Sebaldella termitidis ATCC 33386, one DNA window encodes the following:
- the lspA gene encoding signal peptidase II has translation MCKSSAQLGSDFLLYIIIIVILTAIDQITKIYMRSAAGGVEAFSIPVIGDFFHLTYVENHGGIFGIFQGKISVFTILSIVVIAYLIYSERKNIKNYTKWTKIGIAFITSGAIGNMTDRIMRGYVIDMLDFRGIWHFVFNFADVFINVGVGIIILDYLVKKMKSRRE, from the coding sequence ATGTGCAAAAGTTCTGCACAGTTAGGAAGTGATTTTTTGCTTTATATAATAATAATAGTAATCTTGACTGCGATAGATCAGATTACGAAAATATACATGAGATCGGCAGCAGGCGGGGTGGAAGCTTTTTCCATCCCTGTTATAGGGGATTTTTTCCATCTTACATATGTAGAAAATCATGGTGGAATCTTTGGTATATTTCAGGGGAAAATAAGTGTGTTTACCATACTTAGCATTGTAGTTATAGCGTACCTGATATATTCCGAAAGAAAAAATATAAAAAATTATACTAAATGGACTAAAATAGGAATAGCATTTATAACCTCAGGAGCAATAGGAAATATGACAGACAGGATTATGAGGGGTTATGTAATAGATATGCTGGATTTCAGAGGGATATGGCATTTTGTCTTTAACTTTGCAGATGTATTTATTAATGTAGGAGTAGGAATAATTATTTTGGACTATCTGGTAAAAAAAATGAAAAGCAGGAGGGAATAA